In Mytilus galloprovincialis chromosome 1, xbMytGall1.hap1.1, whole genome shotgun sequence, the following are encoded in one genomic region:
- the LOC143071351 gene encoding uncharacterized protein LOC143071351 isoform X3 produces the protein MKTMCNTYLYLLYLFISSVTCYDVTNSIDFEGNGCNTQLMVGDNTIAEVIATPQAGVLPDSSKCEAKFQAIPADRKLKIYIKDFFMGPGACGHKLKIYDGVEFVSQDPKWEFSCNTEIQDVYTSSTNQVIIAFTKPSVDTSQLYRFKIHLTTDREEPYLFFEALNKPDKALNLPDTILQHRKRRETVNQPSYTAPLTGGAGESGGGGITSGAIAGIAVGGVVGVVIIIAICIYLLWKFMRQAEEKKRYVAEPPPAISVISSGGSTVNGILKHPGSGGSTRKKRGFDNDAFSDTSETKNSRYRERPVDDYDAEKGRGSYSRRGGRDRTENDRGHQNSGFEDDFVQNNRKDRYGGNRQSYKDATEEKGHMSLADLSANRNGTFGRSRRNGDESRTESSFNTDTTTNRTYSDSSADGDNSISYNPKGKYKRNEREGSIRRSRNRTHSMSSSKSGNTRRSQPRSSSADRAGDQKSQQGSQHGSQHGSQHGSQHGSQHGHGQHNHHRGSSRSSRRKKQEQPSPYLPIFAETKKSAKSHRKH, from the exons taACAAACAGTATAGATTTTGAAGGGAACGGTTGTAATACACAGTTAATGGTAGGAGATAATACTATTGCTGAAGTTATTGCCACACCACAAGCTGGTGTCTTACCGGATTCATCAAAATGTGAAGCAAAATTTCAAGCAATACCAGctgatagaaaactaaagatatacATAAAGGATTTTTTCATGGGCCCAGGAGCTTGTGGACATAAACTAAAGATATATGATGGTGTTGAATTCGTCAGTCAAGACCCAAAG TGGGAGTTTAGTTGTAACACAGAAATTCAAGATGTATACACCTCATCAACAAATCAGGTCATCATAGCATTTACCAAGCCATCAGTAGACACGTCACAACTTTACAGATTCAAAATCCATCTGACTACAGACAGAG AGGAACCATACTTATTCTTTGAAGCTTTAAATAAACCAGACAAAGCCTTAAATTTACCAGACACCATCCTACAACACAGGAAGCGCCGAGAAACTGTCAATCAACCCAGCTATA CTGCCCCGTTAACCGGAGGTGCCGGAGAAAGTGGGGGTGGAGGGATAACCTCGGGTGCTATAGCTGGGATAGCCGTCGGCGGTGTTGTAGGTGTGGTAATTATAATAGCTATATGTATTTACCTTCTATGGAAGTTTATGCGACAAGCTGAGGAGAAAAAACGATATGTTGCCGAGCCACCGCCTGCTATATCTGTTATAT ctTCAGGAGGATCTACTGTGAATGGCATTCTAAAACATCCGGGTTCCGGTGGAAGTACAAGAAAGAAGCGTGGATTTGACAATGATGCATTTTCAGATACCAGCGAAACTAAAAATTCAAGATACAGAGAAAGACCTGTCGATGATTACGACGCAGAAAAAGGGAGAGGGTCATATTCACGTAGGGGAGGCCGAGATAGGACAGAGAATGACCGTGGCCACCAAAACTCTGGATTTGAGGATGATTTTGTCCAGAATAATAGAAAAGATAGGTATGGTGGCAATAGACAATCGTACAAAGATGCCACTGAAGAAAAGGGGCACATGAGTCTAGCTGATTTGTCAGCCAATCGCAATGGTACGTTTGGCAGGTCCAGAAGAAACGGGGATGAATCAAGAACTGAAAGTAGTTTTAATACAGATACTACAACAAACAGAACATATTCAGACAGTAGTGCAGACGGGGACAATTCTATATCATATAATCCTAAAGGAAAATACAAAAGAAATGAAAGGGAAGGAAGTATTCGCAGAAGTCGTAACAGGACTCATAGCATGTCCTCATCTAAGTCTGGAAATACGAGGCGAAGTCAGCCGCGATCATCCAGTGCTGACAGAGCAGGTGACCAGAAGAGTCAGCAGGGTAGCCAACATGGCAGTCAACACGGTAGTCAGCATGGCAGTCAACATGGCAGTCAGCATGGTCATGGCCAGCATAATCATCACAGAGGATCCAGTAGAAGTTCTAGAAGAAAGAAACAAGAACAACCCTCTCCTTATTTACCCATTTTCGCAGAAACAAAGAAATCAGCAAAATCCCATAGAAAGCACTGA